From a region of the Basfia succiniciproducens genome:
- a CDS encoding aldehyde dehydrogenase family protein — protein sequence MTKDLNVFDKHYGLLINGEWTDGSEGKTLTAHNPANGAELATFIDATDADVDAAVTAAQEAFKTWKHTTAAERAAILNKIADVIDENTELFALQETLDNGKPIRETRAADIPLAADHFRYFAAVIRSEEGSANQLDDEDLSLILREPIGVVGQIIPWNFPFLMAAWKIAPALAAGCTVVIHPSSSTSLSLLSLAQKINHLLPKGVFNVITGKGSKSGEYMLHHTGFNKLAFTGSTEIGRKIGVAAAEMLIPSTLELGGKSANIFFDDMPFDKALEGAQKGILFNQGQVCCAGSRIFVQENIYDKFIAALKEEFKKVKVGLPWEDDTQMGAQVNSNQIKVISKYVDIAREEGCEIIIGGEKATDPALAKGEFFQPTLILAPDNTKRVAQEEIFGPVAVVIKFKEEADVIHMANDSEYGLGGAVWTHNINRALRVARALETGRVWVNCYNRLPAGAPFGGYKTSGIGRETHKMMLDAYTQVKNIFISTREEREGMY from the coding sequence ATGACAAAAGATCTCAATGTATTTGATAAACATTACGGTTTATTGATTAACGGCGAATGGACTGATGGTTCCGAAGGCAAAACTTTAACTGCGCATAACCCTGCAAACGGGGCGGAACTGGCGACTTTTATTGACGCAACGGATGCGGATGTAGATGCGGCGGTAACTGCTGCGCAGGAAGCTTTTAAAACCTGGAAACACACTACTGCGGCGGAACGGGCGGCAATTTTAAATAAAATAGCCGATGTGATTGATGAAAATACGGAATTATTTGCTTTGCAGGAAACCCTGGATAACGGTAAACCGATTCGTGAAACCCGGGCTGCGGATATTCCGCTGGCGGCGGATCACTTCCGTTATTTTGCAGCGGTAATTCGTTCCGAAGAAGGCAGCGCCAATCAATTGGACGACGAAGATTTGTCGTTGATTTTACGTGAACCGATCGGTGTGGTAGGGCAGATTATTCCCTGGAATTTCCCGTTCTTGATGGCAGCATGGAAAATTGCACCCGCATTGGCGGCAGGATGCACGGTGGTGATTCACCCTTCTTCTTCCACCTCTTTGAGTTTGCTTTCTCTGGCACAGAAAATTAACCATTTATTGCCGAAGGGTGTGTTTAACGTGATTACCGGTAAAGGTTCTAAGTCCGGCGAATATATGCTGCACCATACTGGTTTTAATAAACTGGCGTTTACGGGTTCTACTGAGATCGGGCGTAAAATCGGGGTGGCGGCGGCCGAGATGTTAATTCCGTCCACCTTGGAATTAGGCGGTAAATCAGCCAATATTTTCTTTGACGATATGCCTTTTGATAAAGCGCTGGAAGGGGCGCAAAAAGGTATTCTGTTTAATCAGGGGCAGGTATGTTGCGCCGGATCGCGGATTTTCGTACAGGAAAATATTTACGATAAATTTATTGCCGCGCTAAAAGAAGAATTCAAGAAAGTGAAAGTCGGCTTACCTTGGGAAGACGACACTCAGATGGGCGCACAGGTAAATTCCAACCAAATTAAGGTGATCAGCAAATACGTGGATATTGCCAGAGAAGAAGGTTGTGAGATCATTATCGGCGGCGAAAAAGCGACGGATCCTGCCTTGGCAAAAGGCGAGTTTTTCCAACCGACATTAATTCTGGCGCCGGATAATACTAAACGGGTGGCACAGGAAGAAATTTTCGGTCCGGTTGCCGTGGTTATTAAATTTAAAGAGGAAGCGGATGTGATTCACATGGCGAACGATAGCGAATACGGGCTTGGCGGTGCCGTATGGACCCACAATATCAACCGTGCGTTACGTGTTGCTCGCGCGCTGGAAACCGGCCGTGTGTGGGTGAACTGTTACAACCGCCTGCCAGCGGGCGCGCCGTTCGGTGGTTATAAGACTTCAGGTATCGGTCGTGAAACTCATAAAATGATGCTGGATGCCTATACCCAGGTGAAAAATATCTTCATCAGTACTCGGGAAGAGCGTGAAGGTATGTATTAG
- a CDS encoding M20 family metallo-hydrolase, giving the protein MELTQQQLVQWRREFHRFPETGWAEFWTTSRIADYLEQMGFEILLGNQIINRDFVRGRQQAVVEKGLANAVAYGAKQKWLEKMDGYTGCVAVLDSGKPGKTLALRFDIDCVNVMETKAPEHIPNKEGFTSLNDGFMHACGHDGHITIGLGTALWLSQNKDKLSGKVKIVFQPAEEGVRGAAAIAASGVIDDADYFSASHIGFCADSGTVISNPTNFLSTTKIDIRYQGKPAHAGAAPHLGRNALLAAAHAVTQLHGISRHGEGMTRINVGVLKAGEGRNVIPSKAEIQLEVRGENKAVNQYMVDQVMRIANGIAVSFDVEYETEIMGEAVDMINDTELVGLVEDIVLAHPKVHSANANYAFNASEDATVLGRRVQEQGGKAIYFVLGADRTAGHHEAEFDFDEDQLMNGVNIYTALVQRLLG; this is encoded by the coding sequence ATGGAATTGACTCAACAACAGCTCGTACAATGGCGCAGAGAATTTCATCGTTTTCCGGAAACGGGCTGGGCAGAGTTTTGGACAACTTCTCGTATTGCCGATTATTTAGAACAAATGGGATTTGAGATTCTTCTCGGTAATCAAATCATTAACCGTGATTTTGTACGCGGTCGTCAACAAGCCGTTGTGGAAAAAGGGTTGGCAAATGCCGTTGCATACGGCGCTAAACAAAAATGGCTGGAAAAAATGGACGGCTACACCGGCTGTGTGGCGGTATTGGATTCGGGGAAGCCGGGGAAAACCCTGGCCTTGCGTTTCGATATCGACTGCGTGAATGTGATGGAAACCAAAGCACCGGAACATATTCCGAATAAAGAGGGTTTTACTTCCCTTAACGATGGCTTTATGCATGCCTGCGGACACGACGGACATATCACTATCGGCTTAGGTACTGCGCTGTGGCTGTCGCAAAATAAGGATAAACTCAGCGGCAAAGTGAAAATTGTGTTTCAACCGGCGGAAGAAGGCGTGCGCGGCGCGGCGGCGATTGCGGCAAGCGGCGTAATTGACGATGCCGATTATTTCTCCGCTTCGCATATCGGCTTTTGTGCGGATAGCGGTACGGTGATTTCCAATCCGACAAATTTCCTTTCCACCACTAAGATCGATATCCGTTACCAAGGCAAACCGGCACATGCGGGAGCCGCTCCGCATTTAGGACGCAATGCTCTGCTTGCCGCCGCTCACGCTGTTACCCAGCTACACGGAATCAGCCGTCACGGCGAAGGAATGACGCGGATTAATGTAGGCGTGCTGAAGGCGGGCGAAGGGCGGAACGTTATTCCGAGTAAAGCGGAAATTCAGCTTGAAGTACGTGGTGAAAACAAAGCCGTCAATCAGTATATGGTTGATCAGGTCATGAGGATTGCCAACGGTATCGCCGTCAGCTTTGATGTGGAGTATGAAACGGAAATCATGGGCGAAGCGGTGGATATGATTAACGATACCGAACTGGTAGGGCTGGTGGAAGACATCGTTCTTGCCCACCCTAAAGTGCATAGCGCTAATGCAAATTATGCCTTTAACGCCAGTGAAGATGCAACGGTTTTAGGCAGACGGGTACAAGAACAAGGTGGCAAAGCGATCTATTTTGTCCTTGGCGCAGACCGTACGGCCGGCCATCATGAGGCGGAGTTTGATTTCGATGAAGACCAATTGATGAACGGCGTGAACATTTATACTGCACTGGTACAACGGCTGCTCGGTTAA
- the dcuC gene encoding C4-dicarboxylate transporter DcuC: MDELKPVIAVAGIIATIYLLIKKYETRTVLIGVGLLMSLLTFNPMGALDAFAKSMTSGGLIMAICSSMGFAYVMKYTQCDTHLVHLLTKPLGGLKFFLIPVATVITFFINIAIPSAAGCAAAVGATLIPILKSAGVRPATAGAAILAGTFGSMMSPGSSHSAMISEMSKLTITEVNLTHAPYTMVAGAIGAVMLTLLALFFKDYGDEHRQAYLREQKEAEDKFVKVNVLFALAPLVPLVILVIGGTSLQQVSWLGWTQMGVPQAMLIGAIYGILVTRISPVKITEEFFNGMGNSYANVLGIIIAAGVFVAGLKSTGAIDSAIGFLKHSNEFVRWGATIGPFLMGIITGSGDAAAIAFNSAVTPHAVELGYTYVNLGMAAAISGAIGRTASPIAGVTIVCAGLAMVSPMEMIKRTALGMVLAILFLALFML, translated from the coding sequence ATGGATGAATTGAAACCTGTTATTGCCGTTGCCGGCATTATTGCGACCATTTATTTGCTGATTAAAAAATATGAAACCCGAACCGTACTGATCGGGGTCGGGTTGTTGATGTCGCTCCTTACGTTTAATCCGATGGGCGCATTGGACGCATTCGCCAAAAGTATGACTTCCGGCGGACTGATTATGGCAATCTGTTCTAGTATGGGTTTTGCCTATGTAATGAAATATACTCAATGCGATACTCATTTAGTACATTTGCTGACCAAACCACTGGGAGGATTAAAATTCTTTTTGATCCCGGTAGCGACGGTGATCACTTTCTTTATTAATATCGCGATTCCTTCTGCGGCCGGATGCGCGGCGGCGGTGGGAGCAACGTTGATTCCGATACTGAAAAGTGCCGGCGTCCGTCCGGCGACAGCCGGGGCGGCCATTCTGGCGGGGACTTTCGGTTCCATGATGAGCCCCGGTTCTTCTCACTCGGCGATGATCAGTGAAATGTCGAAACTAACGATTACTGAAGTTAACCTGACTCATGCCCCTTATACTATGGTTGCGGGCGCTATCGGTGCGGTTATGCTGACATTGTTGGCGCTGTTTTTTAAAGATTACGGCGATGAACACCGTCAAGCTTATTTAAGAGAACAGAAAGAAGCGGAAGATAAATTCGTTAAAGTTAATGTTCTGTTTGCTTTAGCGCCTTTGGTGCCGTTGGTGATTCTGGTTATTGGCGGTACATCGTTGCAACAGGTGTCCTGGTTAGGCTGGACCCAAATGGGCGTACCGCAGGCAATGTTAATCGGGGCGATTTACGGCATTTTGGTCACCCGTATTTCTCCGGTGAAAATCACCGAAGAATTCTTTAATGGAATGGGTAATTCTTATGCCAACGTACTCGGTATCATTATTGCGGCGGGCGTGTTTGTGGCCGGGTTAAAATCCACCGGCGCTATTGACTCTGCCATCGGGTTCCTCAAACATTCCAACGAATTTGTGCGCTGGGGTGCGACTATCGGACCGTTCCTGATGGGGATCATCACCGGTTCCGGCGATGCGGCGGCAATCGCCTTCAACTCCGCCGTTACACCGCATGCGGTCGAACTCGGTTATACTTATGTTAATCTCGGTATGGCGGCGGCAATTTCGGGCGCGATCGGACGTACCGCCTCGCCGATTGCAGGTGTCACCATCGTCTGTGCGGGCCTGGCAATGGTCAGCCCGATGGAAATGATCAAACGTACCGCGTTGGGAATGGTTTTGGCAATCTTATTTCTTGCTCTGTTTATGCTGTAA
- a CDS encoding Zn-dependent hydrolase, producing MSVNMKRIQTIIEKLASISSVPGELTRLAFSAEDEAAHNYLIELCKPYDLSIRRDQVGNLFIRKSGIEDHLPAVTFGSHIDTVVNAGKFDGPLGSVGGLEILFQLCEQGVQTRYPLELIIFTCEESSRFNYATLGSKLMCGIANRESLSRLRDKQGNSLEEAMATIGLDFTEVDQVKRNAEEFKCFFELHIEQGPRLANERKTIGVVTGIAAPIRCIVKIQGQADHSGATAMHYRRDALLGGAELALAIERAAIDAGHSTVATVSNLNAKPGVMNVVPGYCELLVDIRGIHSEARESVFTVLQQQIEQVTAKRGLSIELQLISKDQPILLPDQMVQQISRAAQDLGYAYEIMPSGAGHDAMHMATFCPTGMIFVPSKNGISHNPLEFTSWEEIEAGIKVLQLVVLEQAEKV from the coding sequence ATGTCCGTTAATATGAAGCGAATTCAAACTATTATTGAAAAATTGGCGTCAATTTCCTCCGTACCGGGCGAATTAACCCGCTTAGCATTCAGTGCGGAAGACGAAGCGGCACATAATTACCTGATTGAGCTGTGCAAACCCTATGATCTCTCCATTCGCCGCGATCAAGTCGGCAATTTATTTATCCGTAAATCGGGAATTGAAGACCATTTGCCCGCAGTAACGTTCGGTTCCCATATCGATACTGTCGTCAATGCGGGAAAATTTGATGGTCCTTTGGGTTCTGTAGGCGGGCTGGAAATTCTGTTTCAATTGTGCGAACAGGGCGTACAAACCCGCTATCCGTTAGAACTGATCATTTTCACCTGCGAAGAATCCAGCCGTTTTAATTATGCCACCCTTGGCAGCAAGCTCATGTGTGGAATTGCTAATCGGGAAAGTTTAAGCAGGCTGCGTGATAAACAAGGAAACAGCTTAGAAGAAGCCATGGCGACTATCGGTTTGGACTTTACCGAAGTTGATCAGGTCAAACGCAATGCGGAAGAATTTAAATGCTTTTTTGAATTACACATCGAACAGGGGCCACGCCTGGCAAACGAACGGAAAACCATCGGTGTAGTAACGGGAATTGCCGCGCCGATTCGCTGTATAGTAAAAATTCAAGGGCAGGCGGATCATTCCGGCGCGACCGCAATGCACTACCGCCGCGATGCGCTGTTAGGCGGTGCGGAATTGGCGTTGGCCATTGAACGGGCGGCAATCGATGCCGGACATTCTACCGTAGCAACGGTCAGTAATCTCAATGCCAAACCGGGCGTAATGAATGTTGTGCCGGGCTATTGCGAACTGCTGGTAGATATTCGCGGCATTCATAGCGAAGCCAGAGAATCGGTTTTCACCGTATTACAACAACAAATCGAACAAGTTACCGCCAAGCGGGGATTATCTATCGAATTACAACTGATTTCCAAAGATCAACCGATTCTATTGCCCGATCAAATGGTGCAACAAATCAGCCGAGCGGCGCAGGATTTAGGCTATGCCTATGAAATTATGCCGAGCGGCGCAGGCCACGATGCCATGCATATGGCGACTTTCTGCCCGACCGGCATGATATTCGTTCCGTCAAAAAACGGCATCAGTCATAACCCGCTGGAATTTACCTCATGGGAAGAGATTGAAGCCGGCATTAAAGTATTGCAGCTTGTAGTATTGGAACAGGCGGAAAAAGTTTAA
- a CDS encoding valine--tRNA ligase, whose protein sequence is MTQKLQMADRFDASAVEQALYNHWEQKGYFKPSYDAGRPSYSIAIPPPNVTGSLHMGHAFQQTLMDTLIRYHRMQGDNTLWQAGTDHAGIATQMVVERKIAAEENKTRHDYGREAFIEKIWDWKAYSGGTISQQMRRLGNSIDWERERFTMDEGLSEAVKEVFVRLHEEGLIYRGKRLVNWDPKLHTAISDLEVENKESKGSLWHFRYPLAKGAKTAEGLDYLVVATTRPETVLGDTAVAVHPEDERYQSLIGKTVILPLANREIPIVADEYVDREFGTGVVKITPAHDFNDYEVGKRHNLPMVNVMTFNADIREEAEIIGTDGQPLTTYEAEIPQDYRGLERFAARKKVVADFDSLGLLEKIQPHDLKVPYGDRGGVPIEPMLTDQWYVSVKPLAETAIKAVEEGEIQFVPKQYENLYYSWMRDIQDWCISRQLWWGHRIPAWYDEQGNVYVGRSEEDVRSKNGLNSSVALRQDEDVLDTWFSSALWTFSTLGWPQQTKELAMFHPTNVLITGFDIIFFWVARMIMMTMHFIKDENGKPQVPFKTVYVTGLIRDEQGQKMSKSKGNVIDPLDMIDGIDLESLLAKRTGNMMQPQLAEKIAKATKKEFPEGIQPHGTDALRFTLSALASTGRDINWDMKRLEGYRNFCNKLWNASRFVLTNDKLDLSTGERELSLADKWIQAEFNKTVQNFRNALDQYRFDLAATELYEFTWNQFCDWYLELTKPVFANGTDAQIRAASFTLVNVLEKLLRLAHPLIPFITEEIWQKVKDFAGVEGETIMTQPFPAFDEALVNDEAVAQISWIKEVITAVRNIRAESNIAPSKGLDLLLRNLPDTEQKTLENNRTLMQIMAKLDSVKVLAQDEEAPLSVAKLVGSAELLVPMAGFINKDTELARLNKEIEKLIGEVKRIEGKLGNEAFVAKAPEAVIAKEREKMQDYQEGLEKLRAQYLSIENL, encoded by the coding sequence ATGACACAAAAACTACAAATGGCGGACCGTTTCGATGCGTCGGCCGTAGAACAGGCACTTTATAACCACTGGGAACAGAAAGGGTATTTTAAACCCTCTTATGATGCGGGGCGTCCGAGTTATTCTATTGCCATTCCGCCGCCGAACGTAACGGGGTCGTTGCATATGGGGCATGCGTTTCAACAAACTTTAATGGATACTTTGATTCGTTATCATCGTATGCAAGGCGACAACACTTTATGGCAGGCGGGAACCGACCATGCGGGTATCGCCACCCAAATGGTGGTGGAACGTAAAATTGCGGCGGAAGAAAATAAAACGCGCCACGATTACGGTCGTGAGGCATTTATTGAAAAAATCTGGGATTGGAAAGCTTATTCGGGCGGTACAATCAGTCAGCAAATGCGCCGTTTAGGGAATTCCATCGACTGGGAACGCGAACGTTTTACTATGGACGAAGGATTATCCGAAGCGGTGAAAGAGGTATTCGTACGTTTGCATGAAGAAGGCTTAATTTATCGCGGTAAACGCTTAGTGAACTGGGATCCGAAGTTACATACCGCGATTTCCGACCTTGAAGTGGAAAACAAGGAATCCAAAGGCAGTTTATGGCATTTCCGCTATCCGTTGGCAAAGGGTGCGAAAACCGCGGAAGGCTTGGATTATTTGGTAGTGGCGACCACACGTCCTGAAACCGTGTTGGGGGATACCGCCGTTGCCGTTCATCCGGAAGACGAACGTTATCAATCGCTTATCGGCAAAACAGTGATTCTGCCGCTTGCTAACCGTGAAATTCCTATTGTCGCCGACGAATATGTGGATCGCGAATTCGGTACCGGCGTGGTGAAAATCACTCCGGCTCACGATTTTAACGACTATGAAGTGGGTAAACGTCATAATTTACCGATGGTGAATGTGATGACCTTTAATGCGGATATTCGCGAAGAAGCGGAAATTATCGGTACGGACGGTCAACCGCTAACCACTTATGAAGCGGAGATTCCGCAAGATTACCGCGGTTTAGAACGTTTTGCCGCCCGTAAAAAAGTGGTAGCGGATTTCGACAGCTTAGGTTTATTGGAAAAAATCCAACCTCATGATTTAAAAGTGCCTTACGGCGATCGCGGCGGCGTGCCGATTGAGCCGATGTTGACAGACCAATGGTATGTGTCGGTCAAACCGTTGGCGGAAACGGCAATTAAAGCGGTGGAAGAGGGCGAAATTCAATTCGTGCCGAAGCAATATGAAAATCTTTATTATTCCTGGATGCGCGACATTCAGGACTGGTGTATTTCCCGCCAACTTTGGTGGGGGCACCGCATTCCAGCGTGGTATGACGAACAAGGTAATGTATATGTAGGTCGCAGCGAGGAAGATGTGCGGTCGAAAAACGGTTTGAATTCAAGCGTGGCGTTGCGCCAAGATGAAGACGTGTTAGATACGTGGTTTTCATCGGCGTTATGGACGTTCTCAACCCTCGGCTGGCCGCAACAAACCAAAGAATTGGCGATGTTCCATCCGACCAATGTGTTAATTACCGGTTTCGACATTATTTTCTTCTGGGTGGCTCGCATGATTATGATGACCATGCACTTCATCAAAGATGAAAACGGCAAACCGCAAGTACCGTTCAAAACCGTATACGTTACCGGTTTGATCCGCGATGAGCAAGGACAAAAAATGTCGAAATCCAAAGGTAACGTTATCGATCCGTTGGATATGATCGACGGTATCGACCTTGAATCCTTATTGGCAAAACGTACGGGCAATATGATGCAGCCGCAGTTAGCGGAAAAAATCGCCAAAGCCACCAAAAAAGAGTTTCCCGAAGGTATTCAGCCACATGGTACGGACGCGTTGCGTTTTACCTTATCGGCGCTGGCTTCAACCGGTCGCGATATCAACTGGGATATGAAACGTTTGGAAGGTTACCGCAATTTCTGCAACAAATTGTGGAATGCCAGCCGTTTTGTGTTAACCAACGATAAATTGGATCTCAGTACTGGCGAGCGCGAATTGTCGTTGGCGGATAAATGGATCCAGGCGGAATTCAATAAGACGGTGCAAAATTTCCGTAATGCGTTGGATCAATACCGTTTCGATTTAGCGGCGACGGAACTTTACGAATTCACCTGGAACCAATTCTGCGACTGGTATTTGGAATTAACCAAACCGGTATTTGCCAATGGTACGGACGCGCAAATACGTGCGGCAAGTTTCACTTTGGTGAATGTATTAGAAAAATTATTGCGTTTAGCTCATCCGTTGATTCCGTTTATCACCGAAGAAATCTGGCAAAAAGTGAAAGATTTTGCCGGCGTGGAAGGTGAAACCATTATGACTCAACCGTTCCCGGCGTTTGACGAGGCTTTAGTTAATGATGAGGCGGTCGCGCAAATCAGCTGGATTAAAGAAGTGATTACGGCGGTGCGTAATATTCGCGCGGAATCTAACATTGCGCCGAGCAAAGGTTTGGATTTATTGTTACGCAATCTTCCCGATACGGAACAAAAAACGTTGGAAAACAACCGCACTTTAATGCAGATTATGGCGAAATTAGACAGTGTGAAAGTGTTGGCGCAAGACGAGGAAGCGCCGCTTTCCGTAGCTAAACTGGTGGGTAGTGCGGAATTGCTGGTGCCAATGGCCGGTTTCATTAATAAGGATACGGAACTCGCCCGCTTAAATAAAGAAATCGAGAAATTGATTGGCGAGGTGAAACGTATTGAAGGTAAACTCGGTAATGAAGCTTTCGTCGCCAAAGCGCCGGAAGCGGTGATTGCCAAAGAGCGCGAAAAAATGCAGGATTATCAAGAAGGTTTAGAGAAACTCAGAGCGCAATATTTGAGTATTGAGAATCTTTAA
- a CDS encoding DNA polymerase III subunit chi: MPKQAQFYLIEKTQADNALSATEALACNLAADAWRLGKKVLIACETEEQALNLDEALWQRDAEQFVPHNLSGEITNYATPIEISWQGKRNAQRRDLLISLQNNVPDYAQSFNHVIDFVPAEEERKAVARERYKLYRQLGFEMVMEKA, translated from the coding sequence ATGCCGAAACAAGCCCAATTTTATTTAATCGAAAAGACACAAGCCGATAACGCGCTTTCTGCGACGGAAGCGTTAGCTTGTAATTTAGCTGCGGATGCTTGGCGTTTGGGTAAAAAGGTGTTAATTGCCTGTGAAACGGAAGAGCAAGCCTTAAATTTGGATGAGGCGCTATGGCAACGCGATGCGGAACAGTTCGTGCCACATAATCTTTCCGGCGAAATCACCAATTATGCGACGCCGATTGAAATTTCATGGCAGGGCAAGCGTAACGCGCAACGCCGCGATTTATTGATTTCATTGCAAAATAACGTACCCGATTATGCACAAAGTTTTAATCATGTGATCGACTTCGTCCCCGCGGAAGAAGAGCGGAAGGCTGTGGCGCGCGAACGCTACAAACTTTATCGCCAGCTCGGTTTTGAAATGGTGATGGAAAAAGCCTAA
- the queA gene encoding tRNA preQ1(34) S-adenosylmethionine ribosyltransferase-isomerase QueA, with product MHLSDFYFDLPDELIARYPKPERSSSRLLRLSGENGDISHRTFSDVYDLINEGDLLIFNNTRVIPARMYGRKASGGKIEVLIERVLTESRFLAHVRSSKAPKAGTELILGEDKLGEGKGVKAVMIGRQDALFELEITEKSTALLDILQKIGHMPLPPYIDRPDEDADQERYQTVYSKIPGAVAAPTAGLHFDEELLAKLKAKGVNFAFVTLHVGAGTFQPVRVNNIEEHHMHAEYVEVPQQVVDAIVATKAAGKRVIAVGTTSVRSVESAALAAQEKGSAQIIEPFFSDTSIFIYPGKQFRVVDCLITNFHLPESTLIMLVSAFAGYKNTMNAYKSAVENRYRFFSYGDAMFITKNNHVKGLD from the coding sequence ATGCATCTTTCCGACTTTTATTTTGATTTACCTGACGAGCTGATTGCTCGTTATCCCAAACCGGAACGCAGTTCAAGCCGTCTGCTACGGCTTAGCGGCGAAAACGGCGATATTTCTCACCGCACTTTTTCCGATGTTTATGATTTAATCAACGAAGGGGATTTATTAATTTTTAACAATACCCGGGTAATTCCCGCTCGCATGTACGGGCGCAAAGCCAGCGGCGGAAAAATTGAAGTGTTGATTGAGCGGGTGCTGACCGAAAGCCGCTTTTTAGCGCATGTCCGCTCTTCCAAAGCGCCTAAAGCCGGCACCGAACTGATTTTAGGCGAAGATAAACTGGGCGAAGGCAAGGGCGTAAAAGCGGTGATGATTGGTCGCCAAGACGCCTTATTTGAGTTAGAAATTACCGAAAAATCCACCGCACTTTTGGATATATTACAAAAAATCGGACATATGCCGTTGCCGCCTTATATCGACCGCCCCGATGAAGATGCGGACCAGGAACGTTATCAAACGGTTTACAGCAAAATCCCGGGCGCGGTAGCGGCGCCAACCGCCGGGCTGCATTTTGACGAAGAATTATTGGCAAAATTAAAAGCGAAGGGGGTTAATTTTGCTTTTGTGACTCTGCATGTGGGCGCGGGGACTTTCCAGCCGGTGCGCGTGAATAATATTGAAGAACACCATATGCACGCGGAATATGTGGAAGTACCGCAGCAGGTGGTGGATGCTATTGTCGCTACCAAAGCCGCAGGCAAACGGGTTATTGCGGTGGGTACCACATCCGTGCGTTCGGTGGAAAGCGCAGCGCTTGCGGCACAAGAAAAAGGTTCCGCACAAATTATTGAGCCGTTTTTCTCCGATACCTCAATTTTTATCTATCCGGGCAAACAGTTCCGCGTGGTGGATTGTCTGATTACCAATTTCCACCTGCCGGAAAGCACGTTGATTATGTTGGTTTCCGCCTTTGCCGGCTATAAAAATACAATGAATGCTTATAAAAGTGCGGTGGAAAACCGCTATAGGTTTTTCAGTTACGGCGATGCCATGTTTATTACTAAAAATAATCATGTAAAGGGACTTGATTAA
- the tgt gene encoding tRNA guanosine(34) transglycosylase Tgt, translating into MKFKLKTTSGAARRGELTFSRPQGEFSVQTPAFMPVGTYGTVKGMTPEEVRATGAEILLGNTFHLWLRPGQEVMRKHGDLHDFMQWHRPILTDSGGFQVFSLGKLRKITEEGVKFQNPINGERIFLSPEKSMEIQYDLGSDIVMIFDECTPYPATFDYAKKSMEMSLRWAKRSRDRFDELGNKNALFGIVQGGTFEELRKVSAENLVNIGFDGYAVGGLAVGEPKEEMHRILEFTTPLLPADKPRYLMGVGKPEDLVEGVRRGIDMFDCVMPTRNARNGHLFVTDGIVKIRNAKYKDDTSPLDPHCDCYTCQHYTKSYLYHLDKCGEILGARLNTIHNLRYYQRLMEQIRTAIEQDRFDDFVQEFYARMDKPVPPLQKT; encoded by the coding sequence ATGAAATTCAAACTAAAAACCACCAGCGGTGCGGCCCGTCGCGGCGAATTAACCTTCAGTCGCCCGCAAGGGGAATTTAGCGTACAAACTCCGGCATTTATGCCGGTCGGAACTTACGGCACGGTGAAAGGTATGACGCCGGAAGAAGTACGCGCCACCGGAGCGGAAATCCTGCTCGGTAACACCTTCCATTTATGGCTACGTCCGGGACAGGAAGTGATGCGTAAACATGGTGACTTACATGATTTTATGCAATGGCACCGCCCGATTTTAACGGACTCCGGCGGTTTCCAGGTGTTCAGCTTGGGGAAATTACGCAAAATCACGGAAGAAGGGGTGAAATTCCAAAATCCGATTAACGGCGAACGTATTTTCCTTTCACCTGAAAAATCTATGGAAATTCAGTATGATTTGGGTTCGGACATTGTGATGATCTTCGACGAATGCACGCCTTATCCCGCAACTTTTGATTATGCCAAGAAATCAATGGAAATGTCTTTACGCTGGGCAAAACGCAGCCGTGACCGTTTCGATGAATTAGGTAATAAAAACGCATTATTCGGTATCGTGCAAGGCGGTACCTTTGAAGAATTGCGTAAAGTTTCCGCCGAAAACCTGGTCAATATCGGTTTTGACGGTTACGCGGTAGGCGGTTTGGCAGTGGGCGAGCCGAAAGAAGAAATGCACCGCATTTTGGAATTCACGACGCCGTTATTGCCGGCGGATAAACCGCGCTATTTGATGGGTGTCGGCAAACCGGAAGATTTAGTGGAAGGGGTGCGTCGCGGTATTGATATGTTCGACTGCGTGATGCCTACCCGCAACGCACGTAACGGACATTTATTCGTCACCGACGGTATTGTGAAGATCCGTAACGCTAAATATAAAGACGACACCAGTCCGTTAGATCCGCATTGCGACTGCTACACCTGTCAACATTACACTAAATCTTATCTATACCATTTGGATAAATGCGGTGAAATTTTGGGCGCGCGTTTGAATACCATTCATAATTTACGTTATTACCAACGTTTAATGGAACAAATCCGCACGGCTATCGAACAAGATCGTTTTGATGATTTTGTACAAGAATTCTATGCTCGAATGGATAAACCCGTACCGCCGTTGCAGAAAACTTAA